In Actinoplanes octamycinicus, the genomic window CGCCTGAGACGGCGCCGCCCGCTTCCGGCGCCGCTTCTCTGCCAGGTCGCCGGTCAGGCCACGTGGCGGGCCGGCCGGAGCAGGGTCAGGGCGCGCAGCGCCTCGGCCCGGGAGATCGGCTGGTCGTCGTCGGCCTGCACGGCCAGGGCCATCTCGATGGCCTGCCGGATCCAGGTGGTCTTGGGCAGGTCGGCGGCCTTGGCCGCGGCGGCGACCGACTGGTCCAGGTCGACCGGCAGGCGCAGCGACCGGACCACCATGACCGGTGTGCCGGCGGCGGGCAGCGAGTCCAGCAGGGCCTGCTCGTCGCCCGGCCCGGGCGGCGGCTCGAAGGAGAGCCCGGTCATGAACTCGGCGAGCTCGTCAGGGGTCTGAGGTACGTCGTGACTCATTGCGTCTCCTCCCACCGGCTGAACTCGATCAGCTCCTTGTCCGCCATCTCCCGCGCCCCGATGATCTTCCAGGTGAGGCCTGCGGTGTGATAGACCGCCACGATCAACGGTCGACCGGCCGCCGTGCGGCTCCACACGGTGAGCACCGGGACGCCGGTGGCGCTGACCGCCCGCCGCGGCCATCGGCGGCGAGCCTCCAGCGCCTGGCGCACTTCGAACTGCTCGATGCCGAGCAGGGCGGCCAGCGCCCAGTCGTCCCACTCGTACGGCACCCTGCCAGCGTACTACGGCCGTAATACGCGCCGTCTAGACCGCGGGTGGGGTGACTCCTGGGCTGAGCGGGCTCTCGTTGCCGCCGCGGTCCAGGGCGCTCAGGCAGTAGGTCGCCTTGGCCGGGGCCTGCGGGTCGGCGATCTCGGCGCCGGCCCTTCCGGTGGCGACCAGCGTGGCCGGCCCGCCGGTGGTCCGGTAGAGCGCCCAGTTCGCCGTCGAGACGCCGGACGCGGTCAGCACCAACCGGCCGTTCTCCGCCCGCGCGGTGCCGGTGAGCTGCGGTGTCGGCGGCGGCGCCGCGCTCAGCCGGGCCAGCCGGGGCAGCAGCGCCGGAGACGCGTAGTGCGCCTTCCGGTACCGGCTGACCGCGCCCAGCTTGTCCCCCCGCACCTGTGCGGCGCTGAAGTGGATCTCGCCCTGCACGCCGTACTGCCGGTTCAGCCGCATCTGCCGGTCCAGCATGTCCGGCCTGCTCCAGTCACCCTTCTCGCCCACCCGGTAGTCCGCCATGCCGATGTAGAGCTGCACCTTGCTGCCCTTCATCAGGGTGGTCCACCACTTCACCATCGTGGTGTAGTTGGCCTTGTCGAAGCCGATCGTCCAGTACAGCTGCGGGACGATGTAGTCGACCCATCCGGAGAGCACCCATTTCCGGGTGTCCGCGTAGATCGCGTCGTAGCTCTCCAGGCCGCTGGAGGCGGAGCCGAGCGGGTCGGTCGCCTTGTTCCGCCAGATCCCGAACGGGCTGATCCCGAACTTCACCCACGGCTTGAGCTGCTGCAGCCGCTCGTGCATCTCCCGGACCAGCACGTTCACGTTGTCCCGGCGCCAGTCCGCCTTCGATTTCCCGGACCCGTACTTCTTGTACGACGCCCCGTCCGGGAAGTCCTGCCCCTCCTCCGGGTACGGATAGAAGAAGTCGTCGAAGTGCACGCCGTCGACGTCGTACTTCTGCACCGCCTCGAGCATCGAGTCCTCGACGAACTTGCGCGCCTCGGGGATGCCCGGGTCGAAGTAGAAGCGCCCGTTCTTGCCGGTCGGATAGGCGATCCGCCACTCCGGGTGCAGCCGCAGCGGATGGTTCGGCGCGAGCTTGGCCGCGTCGGTCCCGGACCCGCCACCGGGCGCCGGCTGGGTACCCCGGTACGGGTTGAACCAGGCGTGGAACTCCAGCCCGCGGGCGTGCGCCTCGGCCACCATGAACGCCATCGGGTCCCAGCCCGGCGACTTCCCGTCGAACCGGCCGGTCAGCCAGTTCGACCAGGGCGCGTAGTCGGACGGCCAGAACGCGTCACCGCTGGGCCGCACGTGCACGAAGATCGCGTTGTGCCGCTGGGCGACCGCCACCTCCAGCCACTTCAGGTACTCCGCCTTGACCTGCGCCTGGCTCAGCCCCGGCTTGCTGGGGAAGTCCAGGTTGTAGACGGTGGTCAGCCACATGCCGCGCAGCTCCCGCGCGGCCTGGGCCGGCTGCCCGGCGCACCGCCCCTCGACGCCGACCACGGCCGGCGTCTCCCGGGTGGCGGCCGGCAACGACCCGGCCGCGGGCTCCTCGTAGAGCGCGGCGCGGACCAGCCCGGCGCCGATCGCCAGCGCGGCGATCAGCACCACCGACAGCAGCAGTCCGAGCCGCAGGCGTTGGGCCGCGGTCACAGCACCGACCGGTAGACGGTCAGGGTGTCCTCGGCGATCCGGGCCCAGCTGAAGTGCTCCACGGCGCGGCGCCGGCCGGCCTTGCCCATCCGCTCGGCGAGCTGCGGGTCGGTGAGCACCCGGGTGAGCGTGGCGGCCAGGTCGGCGACGAACTTCTCCGGGTGCACCGGGGTGCCGGTGCCGTCCTCCACCTGCTCGATCGGGACCAGCAGGCCGGTCTCGCCGTCCGCCACCACCTCGGGGATGCCGCCGGTCGCGGTGGCGACCACCGCGGTCTCGCAGGCCATCGCCTCCAGGTTGACGATGCCCATCGGCTCGTAGACGGACGGGCAGACGAAGACGGTGGCGTGCGTGAGGACCTGGATGACCTCCTGCTTGGGCAGCATCTCCTGCACCCAGATGACGCCTTCCGGGTCGCGGGCGGCGCGCAGGTCGTCAGCGAGCGCGGTGACCTCGGCGGCGATCTCGGGTGTGTCCGGCGCGCCGGCCAGCAGGATGATCTGCGCGTCGGCGGGCAGCGAGAGGCAGGCCCGCATCAGGTAGGGCAGGCCCTTCTGCCGGGTGATCCGGCCGACGAAGACCACGCTCGGCCGGTTCCGGTCGATGCCCAGCCGGTCCACCACGTCGGTGCCGTGGTCGGGCGAGTACAGCTCGGTGTCGATCCCGTTGTAGACCACGTGGATCTTGTCGGGGTCGACCGACGGGTACGCCTTGAGCACGTCGCGCCGCATCCCGCCGGAGACCGCGACGACCGCGTCGGCCGCCTCGATCGCGGTGCGCTCGCAGAACGAGGACAGCGCGTAGCCACCGCCGAGCTGCTCCGCCTTCCACGGGCGCAGCGGCTCCAGGCTGTGCGTGGTCACCACGTGCGGGATGCCGTGCAGCAGTTTCGCGGTGTACCCGGCGAAGTTCGCATACCAGGTGTGGCTGTGCACCACGTCGGCGCCGGCGCAGCCGGAAGCCATGGCGAGATTCACCCCCATGGTGCGCAGCGCGGCGTTCGCCCCGGCCAGCTCGGCCGGTTCCGGGTACGCCGTGACGCCCTCCTCGGAACGGGGGGCGCCGAAGCAGTGCACCCGCACGTCGGCGAGCCGCCGCAGGTCCCTGGTCAGGTATTCCAGGTGCACACCGGCGCCGCCGTACACCTCCGGCGGGTATTCACGGGTCAGGAGGTCCACACGCAGAGCCACGCACCGCACAATAGCTCACCGCAACCGGGTGGGACCCGGTCGCGCACCCGGCCGGCAACCGTCCCGGGCTCCAATGACCAGGTGCGGAACCGGAGCAGCAGCGTGGCGTGGTGGTACGCCCTGGCGATCGGTGTGCTGGCGGTCACCGCCACGCAGCTGTTCGCCGCCGGCGGCCCGATCTTCTTCGTGATCCAGCTGGCCGGCGTCGCGCTGGTGCTGCGCCGGCGGTCGCATCCGGGCTGGCGGCTGCTGGCCGCCGGGCACGCCGCCGGGGTGCTGGCGATCGCCTTCTGGACGCTCGGCCCGGTCACCCCGAGCAACACCCCGCAGGGCCTGACCCTGGTCCCGCTCTACGCGCTGGCCGCGGCCGGCATGGTGCTGCTCACCCGCCGCCGGCGGCGGATCGCCAGCCCGGCCGAGCTCGGCGTCGAGGCCGGCGCGGTGGTCCTCGGGCTGGCCATGCTGGCCTGGTCGTTCGTGGTCCTGCCCTATCTCGGCGCGCCCGGCTACCAGCAGGTCAGCACCGCGTTGGCGGCGCTCTACGCGCTGGTCGACCTGGCTGTGCTGGGCGGCGCGCTGCGCGCCCTGACCGGCCCGTGGCGCACCCCGGCCCGGTTGCTCGGCGGGTCCGGGGCGGCGCTGCTCGCCGCCCACCTGCTGTACGCCGCGACCGACGGGGCGGGCACCGAGCCGTTCCTGCCCGGCGGCAGCTCGTTCCTGCTCATCCAGTACGCCGGGGTGCTGCTCACCGCCGCCGCCCTGCACCCGGCCGCGGACCGGCTGGGCGTCACCGAGCAGCACAGCGGCCGGAACAACCTGGCCGCGATCGTGGCGACCGCGATCGTCGGCCCGCTGCTCCCGGTGGTGAGCCGGCCCGGCGACCCGGTCCGGTACGTGCCGGCGGTGCTCACCGCGGCCCTGTGCGGGCTGCTGGTGCTGCGGATCTGGCTGCTGGCCCGGGTCGCCCAGCGGCACGCCCGGGACGCCGACG contains:
- the glgA gene encoding glycogen synthase, with amino-acid sequence MALRVDLLTREYPPEVYGGAGVHLEYLTRDLRRLADVRVHCFGAPRSEEGVTAYPEPAELAGANAALRTMGVNLAMASGCAGADVVHSHTWYANFAGYTAKLLHGIPHVVTTHSLEPLRPWKAEQLGGGYALSSFCERTAIEAADAVVAVSGGMRRDVLKAYPSVDPDKIHVVYNGIDTELYSPDHGTDVVDRLGIDRNRPSVVFVGRITRQKGLPYLMRACLSLPADAQIILLAGAPDTPEIAAEVTALADDLRAARDPEGVIWVQEMLPKQEVIQVLTHATVFVCPSVYEPMGIVNLEAMACETAVVATATGGIPEVVADGETGLLVPIEQVEDGTGTPVHPEKFVADLAATLTRVLTDPQLAERMGKAGRRRAVEHFSWARIAEDTLTVYRSVL
- a CDS encoding glycoside hydrolase family 10 protein yields the protein MTAAQRLRLGLLLSVVLIAALAIGAGLVRAALYEEPAAGSLPAATRETPAVVGVEGRCAGQPAQAARELRGMWLTTVYNLDFPSKPGLSQAQVKAEYLKWLEVAVAQRHNAIFVHVRPSGDAFWPSDYAPWSNWLTGRFDGKSPGWDPMAFMVAEAHARGLEFHAWFNPYRGTQPAPGGGSGTDAAKLAPNHPLRLHPEWRIAYPTGKNGRFYFDPGIPEARKFVEDSMLEAVQKYDVDGVHFDDFFYPYPEEGQDFPDGASYKKYGSGKSKADWRRDNVNVLVREMHERLQQLKPWVKFGISPFGIWRNKATDPLGSASSGLESYDAIYADTRKWVLSGWVDYIVPQLYWTIGFDKANYTTMVKWWTTLMKGSKVQLYIGMADYRVGEKGDWSRPDMLDRQMRLNRQYGVQGEIHFSAAQVRGDKLGAVSRYRKAHYASPALLPRLARLSAAPPPTPQLTGTARAENGRLVLTASGVSTANWALYRTTGGPATLVATGRAGAEIADPQAPAKATYCLSALDRGGNESPLSPGVTPPAV